CCACCTATGGGATGTCCACGCGGGCAGACTGTTATCCTCACACGCAGGGCACACAGATTTAATACAGATGCTGCTACTATCCCCAGATGGCAAAACACTCGCAAGTGGAAGTACCGACGGCACAATCCTCCTCTGGAATTGGGAGGAATTCAAAAAGGTAAATGACAAATGATTTGGCTATTGGCTGACTGCTGACCGCTGATAGCCACTTCTACATCTCCGCCAATTTCTTCTGAAGCCACCGCGTCATCGGCGCGTGCCCCGGATCACAGACCTCAATGAAATGCCCCGGCAAGGGTTGTCCGATCAACGCTTCAATATCTCGTCTTCGTTCCGCAACAACTGTGGGATGGTCACTCGCGACATTCACCTTCTCTTCGGGATCGTTTCGGACATCAAAGAGCTCATCACCCTTTTCATCGTTATAACCTACCGAAGTACAGAAGTTCCAGTGATTATCGCGGACACTGACGCGTCCACGCGCATTACCCGTAGCAAAGCCTGCCCAACCCGTGATAATCCGTTGACGGAGGAGTGCTTTCTCCTGCGTAACGAGCTGCCACATATCCTCACCATCCGTCCAACCGCACGGAATGTCAAGTAGATTCAGGAGCGTCGGCATCAGATCGTGGTTCTGCACAAATGCGAAAATCTCCTTGTCGTTCGGTCCCTCCGGATGCCGTATCATGAGATTGAGTTGCGTATTGAACGGATGCAGTTTGTTCGCGCCCTTCCCGAAACTCCCGTGATCGCGAAGTTGTGTGCCGTGGTCGGACATCAGCACAACCAATGTATCGTCTTTGATGTTCAGCTGCTCTATCTTATCAAGTAGCACGCCAACCCATTTATCAACAAACGTAACCTCTCCGAGATAGAGAGCCTCAATGCGGCGCAGTTCATCTTCCGTAGGTCCATCGCCTTCGTTCCCACTGCCCGGTGTGATGAAATCCTTGCCCGAATAGTCCGAAAAATAGATGTCTGCGTAAGACTTCGGCGGATCCCACGGTTCATGCGGATCGAAACTATCCACCCATAAAAAAAACGGACCGACAGTATGATTATCCTCAAGCCAGTCAGAAGCAGCACGAAAAACGCGCGCACAACTATAGTCGTCCTCCGATTGGCGATGCCGTTGCGACAACAGGTAGTTGACGAGTCCAGCATGTCGCTGCCAATTGATCGGTTCACGGACATGTTTTCGGAGCTCCGCTTCAATCAGTCTCGGATCGCCGCTGTGCCAGTTATCAGACTCTTGCCCGCGGATGAAATCGAAATGCGCAAATCCCCGCGAGAAATTCATCGTCGGCTTGAACATGTGATAGGTATCGGCAATAAGGGCAGTGAGGTAACCGCGTTCGAGTAGGACTTCGGCAATCGTATCTTGCTCCGGTGGAATCTTGTGCCAGCCGGGTGCGTGGTGCCAATGTCCGCGCCGATCGAAGTTATACCGCCACGGAAAACTCCGCATCCCCGTAAAGTTACCACGACGGATCTGAAGTGTCGGTTGCCCCTCACCAAACGCGCGCGTAAAACGGACAGACTCCGATGCAAGGGCATCGAGGTTAGGCGTTTGAACGTGGCTATATTTCTTACCTTCGCCGATGATGTCGGCACGAAACGTGTCCAAACAAATACAGACGATATTCATATTTTTAAGCCTCTCTCATCTCATCAAGGATCATTTCGGCAGCTTCCAAAGGATCCTCCGCCTCAATAATAGGTCTACCCACAACAATGTAATCTGCGCCGCGCCGAATCGCCTCCGCTGGCGTGGTGATACGACGTTGATCGCCGCTCTCTGCCCATTCTGGTCGAATGCCCGGTGTCACAATCAAAAAGTTATCGCCACACGCTTTCCGAACCGATTCAATCTCCAACGGCGATGCGACGACACCGTCTAATCCGGCTTCCTGTGCTAATTGTGCGAGATAGACGACCTGCTCTGAGAGCGTCCGTGCCGAGGCAAAACTCAATCGAAAGTTGGTTTCTTCGATGCTTGTCAGAATCGTCACACCGAGTAGAATAGGTCTCGGTATATTTGCTTCGTATGCGGCATCATCCGCGCTTGCTCTTGCCGCCTTCATCATCATAAGTCCACCGGAGGCGTGCATGTTAATCATATTTGCGCCGTATTTCGTCATCATGCCGACATCGCGCGCCACCGTGTTCGGGATATCGTGGAATTTCAGATCAACAAAGACTTTATGCCCGTTCTGCTCGAACCACGGAAAAGCTTCCATCCCAAGCGCACTGAACGCCTGAAAGCCCATCTTAAACCAACGGACTACATCCATAAGCGTTCCAGATAACCAATCAATCTCTTCACCATCATCCGTATCCAATGCGACGATTAATCTATCTCTCAATTTTCGCCTCCTTATCCGTGTTTAAGAGTATTGGTGTTTTCTGGATCTTGCGCTTCAGAGTAGTGAGTGGGACCGGATTTCGCGTTAGGTACCTGTTGTGCTCTACAGTTTTCAATATGCGCAGCCAGTTCTGGCATCTGTACATGGTCATATTTTTCAATAAGCAGGATAGCAAATTCCATCAATGGCGCGAAAATGTGATTTTCGTCTTCACGCACGACATCGGTTAAGTCACCAAGCAGGACTACAAGGTGTTCGTAGTCGTCTTCGGTCACAGTCGGGATATTGTCGTCTTTGTAGGCACCAACCGCGTGAATTAAAACTTCTAAGGCTGCCGCAAGTGATTGCGGATTGCTACGCGGGTCGTGCGTTAATTCTACTCGCGATACGTCAGATATACGGCGTTCTTCAGTTACCATAATTTACTCCTAACATTTTTCAGTAATAGATTTCACTCTCTCAGGACCTCCATCTATCATATTCGGGGTGTGTCAACACACGATGGATAGAAACCGTTTGCCGCCCATAGTGGATGAATGCTATAAGGCGAGCCTTGTTCCCTCCGATATTGAAAACAGTCCAACCTTCAACTCGATCAGCGTGAGGAAAAACCTCACGCAATTCTGCAATCGAACGAAAATTTCTCCCGCTTATCAATCTATACCAATGATCAAGTGCCGATCTGGTATTCGGATGCTTCTGTGCAAAATCCCGCAGTAGTGTGTACGGACCTGTATGCATCGATTCTTTATATTCCTTCGCTTACAATATTATCTAAACCGGCACTTTTAAAACTTCATTAACGATTCGGAGGGTCTCTTGATGCGCGTTCTCAATTTGGGTCTGACAATTATAGATATGCAACGCGATTTCACCCAATTGTTTCTCAAAATTAGTTATCATCCGATGAACTTCCACAGGGGACGTGCCGCCGAGGCTCTGGTTATTCTGAATCGCTAACTCTGCATCCAAAATCTGTTTCAGCCGCGAAATCGGTATGTCAATATTTTTTTCTCTCAAGAATTCCTGCGTTAACTCCCAATCGGCAAATGTCTTTTCTGACTGAACCAGTTCCCCGACAAGCCATCCGACAACTTCGTGGCACTCCCGAAAACTCATCTGATGCTCTTTAACGAGATAGTTCGCCAACTCCGTTGCCGTGGCAAAGTTCGCATTCGCCAATTCAGCCATCCGTTCTGTCTTGAAATCTGTCGTCTTGAGGAGTTCCGGTAGCAGACCGAGGCACGCCTTCACAACATCGAATGCCTCCCACAGCGGCGGTTTATCCTCTTGAAAATCGCGGTTATAGCCCATCGGCAACCCCTTGAGGTTCGTCAACAAGTCAAGCAACGCTCCGTAGACGCGTCCTGTACGACCCCGCGTAAGTTCCGCGATGTCAGGATTTTTCTTCTGTGGCATGATGGAGCTCCCGAAACTATACGCATCGTCAAGCACCGCCATCCCAAATTCATAAGTTGTCCAATAGACCAACTCCTCGCTAATCCGTGAGAGGTTCGCCATCACAAGCGATAACGCGAAAAGCACCTCTGCAATAAAATCCCGACTGCTGATAACATCAAGTGCGTGTTCGTGTGGTGCGTCGAAACCGAGCAGTTTCGTTGTCAATTCTCGGTCAATTGGGAAGGTTGTACCAGCCAAAGCACAAGCACCGAGCGGATTCGTATTGGCGAGTGCGTATGCAGACTGTAGACGTTTCTGATCCCGCAGGAACATACTCACGTACGCCGTTGCCCAGAAACCGAGACTAATCGGTTGTGCGTGTTGCGTATGCGTATAACCCGGCATCACAGTGTCAGCGTGTTTTTTGGCAATCCGCAGAAAGGCATCGCAGAGCGTAGAAAGTCCACGCTGAATGTTGAGAATCTCATCGCGGATGTAGAGGTGTGCATCCACGAGTACCTGATCGTTACGAGAGCGGGCAGTGTGGAGTTTGCCCCCGAATTCGCGTCCAGCATTCTCAATCAGATACGATTCGACGTTCATGTGCACGTCCTCTTTATTCGGATCAAGGGTAAAATCACCGTTCTGGAAATCTGTCGCTGCTTTCTGGAGCCAGCGCAAAATTTCGCGTAGATCGGCATCGGAGATAATCCCTTGCCGCGCGAGCATAATCGCATGCGCTTGGCTTCCCCAAATATCGTATCCAATGAGGCGCGTATCGGCTTCAATGGAGTGCGTGAAGGCTATTGTTTCTGTAGTGAGGCTCGTGCTAAAACGTCCACCCCAGAGCGTCTTTTCAGGTTTTCCCATATTCCATCAATTTATGTTTGTTGTGCGTGGTATAACTGTTATTAAAGCATAATCTGAATCTGAAAAAGGCACACTCAAAACCAGAACAGGTCGCGTCTTTGCTACGAATCCGAGGTCGGCTAACCAGATCTCACCACGTTTAGGCATCAATATTGCCCTCTAAATCTTCATCTTTCTCAAACATTTGAAAAACCTCCGCTGCTACAGAAACCTGATCTTGCTCCGTCCAGATTCCATAGTCATCATCATAAATGATAGTTTCATGACGAGCTCGATATAACTCGCGAATAACTCGCTCAATGTGTTGCAGTTCATCAGTACTAAGGTTCGTCAACGACGCTTCTATCTCTTGAACCGTAAGCATCATGAACCTCCTTTGCCTTTCACAGATAAAGACATAATTCGCCTGCTATGTAACCCGCGGCGGACGACGTATCGATGTCGGTTGGATAATCTTACGTTGGTCTGGGGTTAGACGTGCCAACAACTCGTCTGAATGCGGATAGTCAAAACGTTCGCGGACATACCTCGGAGAATAACGATAGACAATCGACCGGCGATACCCCTCATTCGTCCGTTCCGCCGAACCGTGCGTAATCGCGTCTGTGAACATGACGACATCCCCCGCTTTGAGATAAATCTCCTTCGTCCCAAAGGCTGTTCCTGCGGGTTTACCGGTTATGCCATCGTAAACCAAGCCTTTCCCGTCATGCTTCAAACGCGGGTGAATCTCCGTGCATTTATGGCTTCCCGGCACCAGCACAGGCGCGCCATCTCCCGGTCCAATATCGTTCAGTGCCATTAGGACGTTAATCTGTCCTACCATCCATTCGCCCGTGTTCTCCTGCCGGAAGGTCAGATAACTTAGAGGGACGTGTCCACCGCAGTGGATATGAATGAAACCGCCGGGACCGCGGACGTTAAGGAAATTCTCGTGGATAGAAAGCCCATTGACTTCATGGACGTATTTCCGTACCAGCCCAACCCATGCGGGATGGTCAATCAACTTCTGAAAAACCTCACCACCCTCAATGATATTCTGGAAATTCACGCCATTTTCAATATTGTAAGTATGCGTTTCAATGTTCCCAATCCAACGCGGAATCCGTCTGTCGTCTCCGTTTTCCTCCCACGGATGCTCAACGTACTCCCAATGTCTATCAATCCATTCGTTCATTTTATCCAGATCGTCTTCTGAGATGGCATTCTCCAAAAGCAGATAGCCTTGTAGGTCGAACAGATAATCCTGTATCTCTTGATCCATGTTCTGTCTCCTTAGTCATATCATTTCTGATTGAAAATTTTTCAATAGGATTTTAACGAGAAGGTTCCGCCTTGTAGCATAAACTGTTAAGAGAAAATTCACTTCGTGAAGTTCGTTAGCAAGCACACGCCTTTAACTGTGCCATCGGGGCTCCATTGGATTTCTTTACAACTACAGTCCGAAATACAGCTGCGGCGGTTCTGGCTGTGCGCGTGCCTTGGCTTTGCTAACCAGTTCGCCATCAACAAATGAGACCCCTTCGGGCACAGGAACAGGGCGCAGCTTCATGACCATGGACGGATGATTGATGGCATCCCATGCCTGTGAGACGCTACCTGTCAGGGCGCGCGCCAGTCGTTGCAAGGACTCCAACGCCTGTTTGCGGGTCCGACTCACCCAGGAAACCGAGCGACTAAACAGCGTCGCCAGCTCAGCGTCCGACACCTCCACCGGTATTCCATACGACCGCGTGAGGATGAAGCGTTCGGTTTCTGGCAGAAATCCCAAAAACCAATCCAAATCGTATTTGATCTCCATAAGTTTAATGTCGGTATCTTCTACCGGCAGAATGTCCGAAAGGGTCATCCTTTTGTCATCCGCGTCAATTACTGGTGCATCCAGCGAGACGAGCTCTCTGGCATCAAGAAGAGCGTGGAGTTCGACGTGCCGCAAGGAAACACCTGATACGGCGGCGATCTCCTCAAAAGATGGCGCATCATTCCCCGATGCCGCTAAGGTCTTTTTGGCTCTTCGAATCTTGCCTTGCCCCTCACGTACCCACTCGGGGAGCCGGATAATTCCATTAAGCAAGGGGCTGCGTCCAACAGCATCATGTATAGCCAGATATGCATACGTTGAGAGCCGACACCCCATTTCAATAGAGAACTTGTCAATCGCTCGCATCAACCCCTCCACGGCATCACCCATCAGGTCTTCAGCGAGAATCCCCTGATCGGGGCGTGCATAACCCAAGGCGATCTTATGGCAGAAACGCATATTTAACAGAATCAGACGTTCGCGACTCATCTCATTCCCCGACTGCGCCTCACGAATGAGTTGAAACTCTTCGGAGCGACTGAGCAGATCATGTTGAAGTAATTGACTATAGTTCATCAGATGCTTCCTTGCGAATCTCTGTGAGAACCAGATGATGCACCAGCACATCAACTGTTTCACCAGAAAGAACGAGGTAAGATTGATTTTCTTCAACGACTACAGATACGCGTCCAATTCTGCTTCCGTCGGGGTTGGCGTAGAGATACCCGCTTCAGGGATTTCCACCTTCGCTGTCCATGCGATTGCGTTGAGAATAAACTTACGGAGTGTGTCATCCGCCCAATTCCGATGGAGGTGTCCGCCAGTAAATCCAAAGCCACGTCCACCATCTGGACGCTCCACACACCATCCTAAGTGCTGTGGCTCACCCTTTGCCACTGATTCTCGGACATGAGGGTTGCCGCTATGCGGGCCATCCGGTCTTTCGAGCGTTGATGCGGGGGCGATTGCACTCAACACAGGTGTCACACCTTCCATATTTTCACGAAACCGCATGTGATAATACCACTCGTCTTCCAACGAAAACGGTTCTACCCCGCGTGTTATCGGATGGTCAGGAAAGCCAGTAAACGTCGCTGTCCAGTAGGGATTGACTGAAAGGTGCGTCTCAAAGTAGCCACCGATCCAATCCAAGAAGCGATTCCCCGGTTCACCCTTCGGCACTTCGACTGCATAGTGCAACATCGCAAGTCCCATGCCCTGATCCATTAACCCAGAGATCTGTTCAAGATGCGGAATGCTAAGATGCCCAGCACCACCATCTGAATAAACAATAATTGCATCCGTATCGGCGAAAGTTGCTGGATCTTCGGGCCACCCTTGAGAGACGACGGCTTCCACGCCATCCACATTTTTGTTCAATTGATCCGCGAAAAAAGCACACCCAGCGGGATGTTCATGCGAACCACCACCATGACTTGCGCTTCCTGCCACCATAACAATTCGAGATTTTTTTGACATACTTCTATTAAATCCTCCATTCGGAATATCTATCAGTTTACCATATCCTACGTCTTTCTGCCCCCTTCAAGGAGTCCCTACCAAACTGTCACCATTGTGTGTCCAACAGGTATCTCACTACATATACTCCCTAAATTCTGGGAGCTCAGCGTCAAAATCGTCAGCGATCTTGATAAGTCCTTTGAGGGTACCCGCTTGACGAGGGGGTTGCAAGGTTTTTAGACCCTTCCTATAAAACAGCTCGTGATATTTCACGTAGGTCTTATCCAACAATTTAAAGCAGGCATCGAGTTCCTTAGATAGCGGTATATTTTTCGACGCATGCTTTGCGCAATAGACCAGTCGTTCATCAGCAAACGCTTCGCATGCTTCTAACGCCGATGTAAGTTGTTCTATGTCTTCAGTTACCATCTCTGGACAAATATGCGTACTTATAACATCTGAACATGAAGCGGAATCGGACATATCCTTCGGATCTGAACGGTCAGAATTACAGGAGGTGTGGGGCAATTCTTGCGGATTTTCAACAATCTCATGGAGTAATCCCACAAAGGAGATATGCCCTTTATGTGGCTTAAGTTGTCGACGCAGACTGGCGATCACATGATCAAGATACGAGCGTTCGAGATATCCATAGTGAAAATCCTGGGTGCGTCGATGTCCATCAATTATAATTTGGATTTCCCAGAACACTCTGGCATCCCGAAGCAGTAACCGAATCTCTGGTTCAATAGTCGTCATCCATTCACGCCACTTCTGAAATTTTGAATTTATCAACTTCTTCTCGCTCATAATCAAGTCCTCTAAAATAAAAGAGAAGCACAGTTGCAGTAGGATCCTGCAGATTCAAATGTGAAAACTGTGAAAAACAGAAAAATGTCTTTATCGCAACGCTAAAGTATTATACACCTTCTCGTTGCGGATGTCAATTTTTCAACTTGACAATCCTGCATAGCAGCCTTAAAATACTCCCAAACGCAATACAATGAAGGAGTACCACAATGGAGAAATTTCCAATCGTTGACACACACGTTCACCTCTGGCACCCCAAACAACTGAGATATCCGTGGCTTACGGAAGCACCAGCCCTAAACAGACCTTATCTCCTAAAAGATTACGCCGACGCGTACGGCGAACTGGAAATCGAATCCATGGTCTTCGTGCAGTGCGATACACATCCCGATGACGGCTTGAAAGAGACAGCGTGGGTTACCGATCTCGCGACGACAGTAGAACCTCGGATTCAAGGCATCGTTGCCTGGGCACCGCTTGAAGAAGGCAAACAGGTAGCCCCTTTCGTTGAAAAATTGGCACAGAACCCGCTCGTCAAAGGTATCCGTCGCCTCATCCAATCCGAAAGCGTGGATTTCTGCGTTCAACCGAACTTTGTAAGTGGTGTCAAAACGCTCTCTCGCTACGGATTGAGTTTCGACATCTGTATTTTCCACCCCCAACTCGCCAATGCAATTCGCTTAGTCGAACAGTGTCCGCATGTCCAATTCATCTTGGATCATATCGGCAAACCCGACATCAAAAACCAACTTTTTGATCCGTGGAAGCAGGAAATCCAGACACTTGCAGCGTTACCGAACGTTCACTGCAAAATATCAGGTCTGGTAACAGAGGCGGACCTTGACACGTGGACACCCGACGACCTACAACCCTATATTGAACACATCATCGCCTGTTTCGGTTTTGACCGCGTCATATACGGCAGTGACTGGCCCGTCTCCACGCAAGCGACTGATTATCCACGATGGGTGCAGACATTGAAAGAGGTTGTATCAGGATGTTCATCCGAGGAATTGCGCAACCTCTTCCGTGACAACGCCATCAAATTCTACAGACTCGATTCGTAGAGGAAAAAGGAAAGGGGAAGCACAGAAAGATAGATCTTCCATACTTCCCCTTTTGTAGTAATTTTCCTCGTTAACTGCCAGATTTAACCTCCCGTCGGCGCGGATGTAGCACAAACTCCGTATACCCGTTCGGCAGCTCACACCCCTTGAACACGAGGTCCAAAGCCGCCTGAAATGCGACACTCTCGTCATAGTTTGGCGACATGTCCCGATAATTCGGGTCACCAGCGTTCTGTCCGTCAACAATCTTTGCCATCCGTTGGAACGTCTCGGTTACCTGCTCCTTCGTAACGATCCCGTGGTGCAGCCAATTCGCAATGTGTTGACTTGAAATCCGTAGGGTCGCCCGATCCTCCATCAAGCCGACATCGTTAATATCCGGGACCTTTGAGCAGCCGATACCTTGATCCACCCATCGGACAACATATCCTAAGATACCCTGTGCGTTGTTGTCCAATTCTTGCTGAATCTCATCGGGTTGCAACTGGCGTTCCCTTAATAGTGGTGGGGTCAACAGATCTGCCATACTCGCACGCTGTCTCGCGGACAATTCCTTTATCCAGTTTCCGACATCAACCCGGTGGTAGTGCATCGCATGAAGCGTTGCGGCTGTCGGCGACGGCACCCATGCGGTTGTCGCCCCTGCTAACGGATGATTCACCTTCGTTTCAACCATCTCCGCCATGTGGTCAGGTTTCGTCCACATCCCCTTCCCAATCTGTGCGGTACCAAGCAAGGCGGTTTCAATTCCGATATCGACGTTCCAATCCTCATAAGCAAGCATCCACGGCTCGTTGCGGATGTCCATTTTGGGGGTCATGGGTCCCGCTTCCATACTCGTATGAATTTCATCACCGGTCCTATCCAAAAATCCGGTGTTAATAAAGACGAGTCGCTCCTGTGCCACCCGGATCGCTTCTTTGAGGTTGACCGTCGTTCGGCGCTCTTCATCCATAATCCCAATTTTAATAGTATTCGTCGGAAGCCCAAGTGCAGACTCTATCCACTCAAACATCCGAATTGTCATATCCACTTCTTCGGGTCCATGGAACTTCGGCTTGACGATGTAGATACTACCCGTTTTGCTATTGGTATGGAGACCATTACCTTGGAGGTCATGCATTGCGGCGAAACTCGTTACCATGGCATCAAGGATGCCTTCGGGGATTTCGTCCCCTTCTGCTGTCGTGACAGCATCTGTGTACATGTGGAGACCAACGTTCCGAATCAAGAGAAGACTCCTACCCGGTAACGTCAGCGTGCTTCCATCGGGGGCGGTAAATGTCTTATCCG
This genomic window from Candidatus Poribacteria bacterium contains:
- a CDS encoding sulfatase, which translates into the protein MNIVCICLDTFRADIIGEGKKYSHVQTPNLDALASESVRFTRAFGEGQPTLQIRRGNFTGMRSFPWRYNFDRRGHWHHAPGWHKIPPEQDTIAEVLLERGYLTALIADTYHMFKPTMNFSRGFAHFDFIRGQESDNWHSGDPRLIEAELRKHVREPINWQRHAGLVNYLLSQRHRQSEDDYSCARVFRAASDWLEDNHTVGPFFLWVDSFDPHEPWDPPKSYADIYFSDYSGKDFITPGSGNEGDGPTEDELRRIEALYLGEVTFVDKWVGVLLDKIEQLNIKDDTLVVLMSDHGTQLRDHGSFGKGANKLHPFNTQLNLMIRHPEGPNDKEIFAFVQNHDLMPTLLNLLDIPCGWTDGEDMWQLVTQEKALLRQRIITGWAGFATGNARGRVSVRDNHWNFCTSVGYNDEKGDELFDVRNDPEEKVNVASDHPTVVAERRRDIEALIGQPLPGHFIEVCDPGHAPMTRWLQKKLAEM
- the pyrF gene encoding orotidine-5'-phosphate decarboxylase, producing MRDRLIVALDTDDGEEIDWLSGTLMDVVRWFKMGFQAFSALGMEAFPWFEQNGHKVFVDLKFHDIPNTVARDVGMMTKYGANMINMHASGGLMMMKAARASADDAAYEANIPRPILLGVTILTSIEETNFRLSFASARTLSEQVVYLAQLAQEAGLDGVVASPLEIESVRKACGDNFLIVTPGIRPEWAESGDQRRITTPAEAIRRGADYIVVGRPIIEAEDPLEAAEMILDEMREA
- a CDS encoding type II toxin-antitoxin system HigB family toxin, with the protein product MHTGPYTLLRDFAQKHPNTRSALDHWYRLISGRNFRSIAELREVFPHADRVEGWTVFNIGGNKARLIAFIHYGRQTVSIHRVLTHPEYDRWRS
- the argH gene encoding argininosuccinate lyase encodes the protein MGKPEKTLWGGRFSTSLTTETIAFTHSIEADTRLIGYDIWGSQAHAIMLARQGIISDADLREILRWLQKAATDFQNGDFTLDPNKEDVHMNVESYLIENAGREFGGKLHTARSRNDQVLVDAHLYIRDEILNIQRGLSTLCDAFLRIAKKHADTVMPGYTHTQHAQPISLGFWATAYVSMFLRDQKRLQSAYALANTNPLGACALAGTTFPIDRELTTKLLGFDAPHEHALDVISSRDFIAEVLFALSLVMANLSRISEELVYWTTYEFGMAVLDDAYSFGSSIMPQKKNPDIAELTRGRTGRVYGALLDLLTNLKGLPMGYNRDFQEDKPPLWEAFDVVKACLGLLPELLKTTDFKTERMAELANANFATATELANYLVKEHQMSFRECHEVVGWLVGELVQSEKTFADWELTQEFLREKNIDIPISRLKQILDAELAIQNNQSLGGTSPVEVHRMITNFEKQLGEIALHIYNCQTQIENAHQETLRIVNEVLKVPV
- a CDS encoding type II toxin-antitoxin system PemK/MazF family toxin produces the protein MPKRGEIWLADLGFVAKTRPVLVLSVPFSDSDYALITVIPRTTNIN
- a CDS encoding phytanoyl-CoA dioxygenase family protein, producing the protein MDQEIQDYLFDLQGYLLLENAISEDDLDKMNEWIDRHWEYVEHPWEENGDDRRIPRWIGNIETHTYNIENGVNFQNIIEGGEVFQKLIDHPAWVGLVRKYVHEVNGLSIHENFLNVRGPGGFIHIHCGGHVPLSYLTFRQENTGEWMVGQINVLMALNDIGPGDGAPVLVPGSHKCTEIHPRLKHDGKGLVYDGITGKPAGTAFGTKEIYLKAGDVVMFTDAITHGSAERTNEGYRRSIVYRYSPRYVRERFDYPHSDELLARLTPDQRKIIQPTSIRRPPRVT
- a CDS encoding sigma-70 family RNA polymerase sigma factor, yielding MNYSQLLQHDLLSRSEEFQLIREAQSGNEMSRERLILLNMRFCHKIALGYARPDQGILAEDLMGDAVEGLMRAIDKFSIEMGCRLSTYAYLAIHDAVGRSPLLNGIIRLPEWVREGQGKIRRAKKTLAASGNDAPSFEEIAAVSGVSLRHVELHALLDARELVSLDAPVIDADDKRMTLSDILPVEDTDIKLMEIKYDLDWFLGFLPETERFILTRSYGIPVEVSDAELATLFSRSVSWVSRTRKQALESLQRLARALTGSVSQAWDAINHPSMVMKLRPVPVPEGVSFVDGELVSKAKARAQPEPPQLYFGL
- a CDS encoding ThuA domain-containing protein, whose protein sequence is MSKKSRIVMVAGSASHGGGSHEHPAGCAFFADQLNKNVDGVEAVVSQGWPEDPATFADTDAIIVYSDGGAGHLSIPHLEQISGLMDQGMGLAMLHYAVEVPKGEPGNRFLDWIGGYFETHLSVNPYWTATFTGFPDHPITRGVEPFSLEDEWYYHMRFRENMEGVTPVLSAIAPASTLERPDGPHSGNPHVRESVAKGEPQHLGWCVERPDGGRGFGFTGGHLHRNWADDTLRKFILNAIAWTAKVEIPEAGISTPTPTEAELDAYL
- a CDS encoding amidohydrolase family protein, with protein sequence MEKFPIVDTHVHLWHPKQLRYPWLTEAPALNRPYLLKDYADAYGELEIESMVFVQCDTHPDDGLKETAWVTDLATTVEPRIQGIVAWAPLEEGKQVAPFVEKLAQNPLVKGIRRLIQSESVDFCVQPNFVSGVKTLSRYGLSFDICIFHPQLANAIRLVEQCPHVQFILDHIGKPDIKNQLFDPWKQEIQTLAALPNVHCKISGLVTEADLDTWTPDDLQPYIEHIIACFGFDRVIYGSDWPVSTQATDYPRWVQTLKEVVSGCSSEELRNLFRDNAIKFYRLDS
- a CDS encoding malate synthase G produces the protein MGNRIEIGNLRIDRDLYALVRDEIAPGTGIEADAFWKAFGDIVTAFAPENKALLEKRDVLQQQIDAWHLARQDEPIDGEAYAAFLTEIGYLLPEGRDFTVITEDVDIEISLISGPQLVVPTDNARYALNAANARWGSLYDALYGTDVIDESDGATRGTTYNPVRGAKVIAYTEQFLDEMTGLETGSFSDVTEFALKAVHGEQQLRATLSDGSEVGLADPTKFVGFTQNGGELSAILLRNHGLHIDIQIDREHPVGKAHPAGVVDVILESAITTIQDCEDSVAAVDAADKVRVYSNWNGIMKGTLETTFEKNGEMLTRRLAPDKTFTAPDGSTLTLPGRSLLLIRNVGLHMYTDAVTTAEGDEIPEGILDAMVTSFAAMHDLQGNGLHTNSKTGSIYIVKPKFHGPEEVDMTIRMFEWIESALGLPTNTIKIGIMDEERRTTVNLKEAIRVAQERLVFINTGFLDRTGDEIHTSMEAGPMTPKMDIRNEPWMLAYEDWNVDIGIETALLGTAQIGKGMWTKPDHMAEMVETKVNHPLAGATTAWVPSPTAATLHAMHYHRVDVGNWIKELSARQRASMADLLTPPLLRERQLQPDEIQQELDNNAQGILGYVVRWVDQGIGCSKVPDINDVGLMEDRATLRISSQHIANWLHHGIVTKEQVTETFQRMAKIVDGQNAGDPNYRDMSPNYDESVAFQAALDLVFKGCELPNGYTEFVLHPRRREVKSGS